A single window of Culicoides brevitarsis isolate CSIRO-B50_1 chromosome 3, AGI_CSIRO_Cbre_v1, whole genome shotgun sequence DNA harbors:
- the LOC134835300 gene encoding GATA zinc finger domain-containing protein 8-like, with protein MFAPASASTPTSVKNRRPSNSDPIVNSLMQELHSMKLINGIDTCESKSGDSGFLSSGDSSVNGDAYSNNASVVLRANNPSHSSGNAWDQKTIWDLANSFNNSAISNDNNFGINSTKDSIWSMQSSPVTSNNVWENTLNKQSINTNISMNTANKNLDAEWLGSIWMIPQTTQRNTTNSNNETLNNYSSKLNAIWDTSESNKQLKADVEKKQAVSVNEFQLLRPHDIGRNMWNNSTAASVMNNISKEESMSSIWAAPSTTTTFAKEYTTVMQQNLLSTNTPKYYPVVSKAIQHQQNHINHTDNNKINASNHQSAATII; from the exons ATGTTTGCTCCGGCATCTGCATCGACGCCTACATCGGTAAAAAATAGGCGTCCATCAAATTCTGATCCAATTGTAAATTCATTAATGCAAGAGTTGCACTCAATGAAATTAATCAATGGAATTGATACATGTGAAAGTAAAAGCGGAGACTCAGGATTCTTATCATCTGGAGATTCTAGCGTAAATGGAGATGCTTATAGTAATAATGCAAGCGTAGTTTTGCGAGCCAATAACCCATCACATAGCTCTGGAAATGCCTGGGATCAAAAGACAATTTGGGATCTAGCCAATTCATTTAACAATAGTGCTATctctaatgataataattttggcATAAATAGTACCAAAGATTCTATTTGGTCTATGCAATCATCACCAGTAACATCTAACAATGTGTGGGAAAATACTTTGAATAAACAATCAATTAATACTAACATTTCTATGAATACTGCTAACAAAAATCTAGACGCTGAATGGCTTGGTTCTATATGGATGATACCACAAACTACACAAAGAAATACAACTAATAGCAATAatgaaacattaaataattacagTAGTAAATTGAATGCTATTTGGGATACTTCAGAATCtaacaaacaattaaaagctgacgtagaaaaaaaacaagcagTGTCTGTAAATGAGTTTCAACTGTTACGGCCGCATGATATCGGAAGAAATATGTGGAACAATAGCACTGCCGCATCAGTaatgaataatatttcaaaagaagAATCAATGAGTTCAATCTGGGCTGCTCCTTCTACCACTACTACTTTTGCTAAAGAATATACCACAGTTATGCAACAAAACTTATTGTCAACGAATACTCCGAAATATTATCCTGTGGTTTCAAAAGCGATACAGCATCAGCAAAACCATATCAACCAtacagataataataaaattaacgcaAGCAATCATCAATCAGCGGCCA caattatttaa